DNA from Streptomyces sp. NBC_01476:
TGGGTGAGCACCGCGTCGCCGTCCCGGGCGCGGCGCAGGCAGGCACGCACGTCGCGCTCACCGTTCACGGTGACCAGGCAGTCGAAGCAGACACCGATGCCGCAGAATACTCCCCGGGGGGCGCCGGACCGGCCGGTCCGCCAGGACGTCCGGCCGGCCGCCAGCATCACCCCGGCCAGGCTCTGGCCCGCCACACCGGACAGCGGCACACCGTCGACGGTGATGCCGAGCGGCCGGTCCCGGCGCCGTACCGGATCGGACGCAGCGGGTACGAGCCTCGGACTCATGATTCCTCCTCGGTCGTGGTCTCCCCGTGGCCGTCCTGCGCGGTGCCGCCGGCCAGTACGGCGGGACGGTCCACCCGGAACGCGGTGGCGTCCATGGCCGGCGGTTCCCCCAGCAGCAGGTCACGCAGCAGCCGTGCGGTGCCGACGGACAGGCCGATGCCGGCCCCTTCATGACCGCCGGCGTGCCACAGCCCCGCCAGCCGGGGGTCGGGACCGATCACCGGCAGATGGTCGGGCACATACGGCCGGAACCCGCCGTAGGCGCGCATCACCGGGACGTCCGCCAGCGACGGGAAGAGGTGCAGCGCCTTCGCGGCGATGGCGGCGAGCACCTCGGGGCGGGTCCGGTCGTCGAAACCGACGCGGCGCCGCGAGGAGCCGAGCAGCACGCTGCCGCCGCGGGTCGCCTCGACCACCGCCGAGGTCTGCAGGTCCCCGGCTCCGCTGCCCACCGCGCCCACGTAGTCCGCGTCGTAGACCTTGTGGAAGACGGTGGGCGGCAGCGGCGTGGTGACGAGCACCTCGCCCCGGCGGGGCAGCACGTTCACCGGTGCGCCCAGCCGTACGGACAGCTCCCCCGACCACGGTCCTGCCGCGTTGACGAACACATCGCCCTCCAGCAGCCCCCGCGAGGTGCGGACGCCCGTCAGCCGTGACCCGCGGCTGACGGCGCCCAGCACCTCGCAGTCCGTGCGCAGTTCCGCTCCGGCGGCGAGGGCGTCGAGCAGCAGAACCGCGGCGGCGCCGGCCGGCTGCACCTGGGCGTCGTCGGGGTAGTACATCGCGGCGGTGTGGCGTTCGGTCACGAAGGGCTCGGCCGCGCGGAGCGCCCGGGCGTCCAGGACCTCGGCCCGTACCCCGGCCGGCCGCTGGGCCGCGGCGAACCGCAGGAGCCCTTCGGCTCCCTCGTCGGTGGTCGCCACCACGATGCCGCCCTTGGGTTCCCACTCGGCCGCCGCCACCGCTCCGGCGGCGCCGGCCGGCCGGCGCTCGGCGACCGACGCCAGTACCTCGGGCCACAGGCGCCGGGAGAGCCGGGCCAGTTCCAGCTCGGGTCCTGGGCCTTTGTCGGAGACGAGGATGTTTCCCTCGCCGTGCGAGGTGGTCGCGGCGGCGGCACCGGCCCGGTCGACGACGAGGACGTCGAAGCCCGCCACCGCGAACTCGCGGGCGCAGGCGGCGCCGACGATCCCGGCGCCCAGGACCACCAGCCGCGTGCGGGACACCGAGCCTCCTGCGTTCTGTATAGCGAACGGCTTTGAGACTATGACCAGGTACGGAGGGTGTCAACGGCCCTCGGCGCCGCCCGGGCGGCCGCCACCCGTTCGCTGTGCTGAACGGCGCCGGAGGCGGGCGGGCGACCGCATCAGTTGGGGCGGGCTCATCAGTGGGGTGGGCGCGCCTCGTGCGGGTTCTGCCGCGGCTCCCCTTGCCCCGACCGGTAGTGCAGCAGCAGGACCGAGCGCACCGGACCGTCGGGGGCGGCGTAACGGTGTGGCAGCGAGGCGTCGAAGGCGATGTAGTCGCCGGGGCCCAACTCGACCCGCCGGCCGTCCACTTCGGCGACCAGCAGTCCGGCCTGCACGATGGTGTGCTCGGTGCCCGCGTGCCCGAGCGACTGCTGCTGGGACTCGGCGCGTACCTGCTGGTCGTAGACCTCCACGATCACCCCGCCGGTGTCGATCCGCTGCAGGGCGCGCAGATCGACGCCCTCCCCGCTGAGCACCTCGGCCTCGGCGGCGCGCACCACCGTCACGGCCTCCGGATGTCTGGCGTCGATGAGGTCCGAGATGGGGACGCCCAGGGCCCGGGAGAGGCTGAAGACCGTCTCGATGGTCGGGTTGCCCGTCGCCGCCTCGACCTGGGAGAGCGTCGCCTTGCCGATCCGGGAGAGCCGGGACAGCTCGGAGAGTGACAGCCCGCGGCGCGTCCGCTCCCGTTTGAGATTGGCGGCCAGAATGTCCCGGACCGAACTGCTGGGGGACTTCACTCGGGCTCCTTCGGCTGCCACCTGCGTGCGTTCGACATACTGAACATACTCGGCGGAGCATCGAACGCGCTCCGGCACCTCGGCCGGCCTCCCCGAGTACCTGTGCCGACCTCCCCGCGCGGGCCGAGGACGTCGCGGCCAACCTCCCCGCGCGGGCCGAGGACGCCTCGCAGGTGACCGTCAGGGGATCGTCAGCTCCCGCCGCTCGCCGACGATTGCCAGGTCCGCGGCGATCCGCTCCGCCGCCGCTGTGGCGGCCGGCCGGATCCGGTCGAGCATCTGCTCCCGGCTGCCCCGGCCCGCGTGCTGGGCCACGTTGAGCGCCGCGACCACCCGCCCGTCAGCGCTGCGCAGGGGCACCGCGACCGACCGCAGGCCCTCCTCCAACTCCTCGTCCACCAGGGCGAATCCGTCCTTCCCCGCGGCCTCGATCGCCGCCGCGAGCTCGGCGGCTCCGGTACGGGTGTGCCGGGTCAGCCGCCGCGGGCGGACCCGGGCCAGGTATGCGGCCCGCCCGGCGGCCGGCAGGTCCGCCAGCAGCACCCGGCCCATGGCGGTCGCGTACGCGGGGAAGCGGGTGCCGACAGTGATGTTCACGCTCATGATCCGCACCGTCGCCATGCGGGCCACGTACCGTACGTCGTCACCGTCGAGCACGGCGACGGAGGAGGACTCGCCGAGGAGCGCGGTCAGCGCGGCCAGGTGCGGCTGCACGACATCGGTGAAGCCGAGGCCGGACAGCGGCGCGTACCCGAGGTCCAGCACCCGCGGGGTGAGGGTGAAGGTCCGCTGCCCGGCGCGGACATAGCCCAGGTGCGTCAAGGTGAGCAGCGACCGCCGGGCGGTGGCGCGCGGCTGCCCGGTGGCCTCCGCGACCCGGCTCAGGCTCAGGCCCTCGCTCCGGGTGCCCAGCGCCCGCAGTACGGCAAGGCCCCGGGCCAGCGACTGCAGGAACTCCGCGCCGAGCCGGTTTTTCAGCTCGCTTTCGTCGGCCGGCCGGGCAGGCCGGTTGCTCTCGTAGGGCGGGGCGTCCCGCAGCGAAGCCTCCATCCGGGCCGCCGTGCGGCGCAGGTGCGGCAGTGCGTGATCCGCCAGCGACGCGGCGCTGTGCCGGCTGGTGTGGCTGAC
Protein-coding regions in this window:
- a CDS encoding NAD(P)/FAD-dependent oxidoreductase, which produces MSRTRLVVLGAGIVGAACAREFAVAGFDVLVVDRAGAAAATTSHGEGNILVSDKGPGPELELARLSRRLWPEVLASVAERRPAGAAGAVAAAEWEPKGGIVVATTDEGAEGLLRFAAAQRPAGVRAEVLDARALRAAEPFVTERHTAAMYYPDDAQVQPAGAAAVLLLDALAAGAELRTDCEVLGAVSRGSRLTGVRTSRGLLEGDVFVNAAGPWSGELSVRLGAPVNVLPRRGEVLVTTPLPPTVFHKVYDADYVGAVGSGAGDLQTSAVVEATRGGSVLLGSSRRRVGFDDRTRPEVLAAIAAKALHLFPSLADVPVMRAYGGFRPYVPDHLPVIGPDPRLAGLWHAGGHEGAGIGLSVGTARLLRDLLLGEPPAMDATAFRVDRPAVLAGGTAQDGHGETTTEEES
- a CDS encoding IclR family transcriptional regulator domain-containing protein translates to MPQQLGSGELAESADPGGIVGPLDRGLTVLRALAAGPEGRQRPGDLVHATGLARSTVDRITTTLLSLGYLRAEGRDLLLTPQAMTLGSGYLACCRLPDVLGPCAAELADALDESVSLAVPDGDGVRFITQVIHRRAMSLAFRIGDLLPPERCAPGPLFAAGWSGEDGRRWLERLRADPGGTGFPAVPAPSGPLDAAAVERRFLARVAAAREQGWSVDDQLIEPGLVAVALPVRDASGTAVCALSVVSHTSRHSAASLADHALPHLRRTAARMEASLRDAPPYESNRPARPADESELKNRLGAEFLQSLARGLAVLRALGTRSEGLSLSRVAEATGQPRATARRSLLTLTHLGYVRAGQRTFTLTPRVLDLGYAPLSGLGFTDVVQPHLAALTALLGESSSVAVLDGDDVRYVARMATVRIMSVNITVGTRFPAYATAMGRVLLADLPAAGRAAYLARVRPRRLTRHTRTGAAELAAAIEAAGKDGFALVDEELEEGLRSVAVPLRSADGRVVAALNVAQHAGRGSREQMLDRIRPAATAAAERIAADLAIVGERRELTIP
- a CDS encoding (2Fe-2S)-binding protein, with product MSPRLVPAASDPVRRRDRPLGITVDGVPLSGVAGQSLAGVMLAAGRTSWRTGRSGAPRGVFCGIGVCFDCLVTVNGERDVRACLRRARDGDAVLTQSRAAAPAAGGEGR
- a CDS encoding helix-turn-helix domain-containing protein; the protein is MKSPSSSVRDILAANLKRERTRRGLSLSELSRLSRIGKATLSQVEAATGNPTIETVFSLSRALGVPISDLIDARHPEAVTVVRAAEAEVLSGEGVDLRALQRIDTGGVIVEVYDQQVRAESQQQSLGHAGTEHTIVQAGLLVAEVDGRRVELGPGDYIAFDASLPHRYAAPDGPVRSVLLLHYRSGQGEPRQNPHEARPPH